A stretch of DNA from Triticum dicoccoides isolate Atlit2015 ecotype Zavitan chromosome 2A, WEW_v2.0, whole genome shotgun sequence:
AAAATCAACTTTCCTTGTCTAATTCCTTATTAAACTCCCACATGTATACTGCCATTACCTTTCTTCATTTTGGCCAAACACGTTGTAACTGTCACTACCAAGATCGACTTGAGGGGGGATTTGTTCATCGAGGCAAATTTGGCGTAAAAAATGGACTTCTTCCATCCTTTTTTGAGGGTCTTTTTACTTATTATAGAGCAATAGGCTCATCATTGACTTTTATTGTTTGTTTGGCCGAGCTTATATAGGAGTAAACAATTATAGTGCTCGTTTTTTTTGTGGGAAACAGTTTTTTTAGGGGGGATTTGGAACGTGTTTTTTTTAGGGAATTTAGTACTTGGAACGTGTGAGGAGGGTTGTGGTAGCCCATCTAGGCGCTGAATTCTTTGCGGCCCATCCCATTCCCGTTTCGGGTAAACAGCCAGTCAGCCAACAGGGCCCACCAGGCAGCCTCACACCAACGTGAGCCCCAAGACACAGAGAAAATCCCCATTCTATGGCGGCCTCTGCCccaccctcctcttcctcctcctccttccccgtctCGTCGCCTCCACTCCACCAGtccaccgccgcccccgcccccgccgccgcctagGGCAGAGGGGCTGCCCATGGAGCTCTCCAGGATCCGGACCTTCGAGAAGCGCCTCCTCCGGCCGCTCCTCTCCCTGCCCGCGCGCTCCCGGGCGTTCCAGACCCTGGCCCGCTCCAcccctccgccgccccgcgccccctccctcctcctcctgctccgcacGCGCCACCTCgcgccccatccccatcccccacgccGCGCCTCGCTCCCGCCCCTCCGCTCCTTCGCGTCCGTCTCCCCGGCCCCGTCGGCCCCCGGGAAGGACCTCCAGGGCAGCAAcggcaacgacgacgacgacggcctcCCGCCCGcgcccctcccgccgccgcccgaggaGCTCGGTTCCGACGACGACGCCTACTACCAGGAGCAGCTGCTCGAGTACGCGCAGGAGGACGAGGCCCGCCTCGTCCCCGTCAAGGCCTACTTCCCCTGCACCAGGTCGGCGCCTACCTAGCCCATCTCACTCGTCCGTTTGGTTGCTGGGATTCTGGGCTCATCATCCTCTTTGCCAATTGTCATCTCTTGCAGCATCAACCTCAAGAGCCTCCAGTCGCAGAACTCCTTCAATGTCATCCCGCCTACTTCGCGTGCCACCAATTATGTCGTCCTCAGATACTATGATGTCAAGGGAGACCCAGAGGTGAGCGGTAATCCTATTCACATCCCCGTTTATCACTTGGTTACAGTTTCTCTGGTCCATTTCCGCCACGGCCTTTTGATTCATACGCAATGTGACCAACATTATGTGGTCTTGTCTGTTGAACCTAAGAAACAATGTATTTCCTGTACCAAAATTGTGTGTTTCAGTCCACACTTGTTATCTAAGGATGAAGATTTAAATAGGCATGATTTTGCAAAAGGCTACTTAACCGCTTGAAAAGTACCTGTAAAAAGAATTGCGGGGAGAATTGCTTCCACTTCTATTTTTCTACGATCTCTTTACTCAATGGCAATTTGTTATGCGAAATGTGGTTAAGCTAAAACAAATCTCAGTCTCATTTCCCGACACCCGTGATTACCCTCAGCCTTTATGTTCAAGCCGAGATAACTTGGAATAGAGGAGTATCAGTTTACACATGGAAGAGCGAAAGAACGAGCTCTCTGCAATCCTACAACCCTAGTTTAAGTTTTTCAAGACAACAGCTCGATACATGACTTGCTTAGTGGCCTTTGGCCATTGTCACAGTAACACAGTCACACTGTTTTGACCTATATAGCGTACATGTTGGCTAAACACAAAACATGTCACGGATGAACTGTCTTGGCAACTCTTCTTTTGCTTTCTCTAGCTATTTGGACAAACAGTGGTATTATTTAGAGCACGACAAAATGATTTAGAAGATATTTGGACTTGTGGTTCTTGTCATGCTTTTGCTCAGCACATATTTCTGCTAGGGCACATTTATACTTCTCAGACTTGTGATTGCTGTCTTGTTTATTAACACAATATTCAATGCAAGTTCACTGTTTCATTCTCGTGAGGTAATGAAAAACTGTTGCAAGCTGATTATAGCTCCACAGTCAGTTATTGTGTGATTGTGCCATCACATTTTTAGAATGTTGATGTACTGATGTTTATCATTCTTTAGTGTGTTACTAAGGATCTAATAGAGACTAATGGGTTGTGTCACCTGCTATTTTGCAGGGTTTTAAGACTGGTGTCATAGATGAGAGCCATTGCCACTATATGGTAGTTTTCCAATATGGGTCCATCGTGCTGTTCAATGTTTCTGACCATGAAGCAGATGGATACCTAAAAATTGTCGAGAGGCATGCTTCAGGGTTACTGCCAGAGATGAGGAAAGATGGTAAAACTCCTCAATATAAGAAAAGACTACTTATCTGATTTGATACAGTATAGCTCCTgaatcttcatcttcatctgaTAACTGTTACTGTTTTCTTCCACATATGAATGCTATGTTCTCCAATGACGAGATGTTTCATATTTAGTACTCCTACATAAACATTTGGCGATGCTCCTTGTTCACGTGAAAAGGTGATACAATGTTAACAGGCACGCACAGAAATATAGTCTAAAAATCTAGATGGTATTCACTAAGCAACAACGGGCAAGAAAATTTAGGTAGTTGTAAGTTTCCTTCGTAGAGATAACCGCTAGCAATTTCTGTAATAGTCGCAACGATTACGAGTCGAACGACTAGTCTAGACTAGTCGCTCGACTAGTCTATGAGTCGCAAACTGGCTGTCGACTCGGTTTCTCGTGTAGACTACTTGTACGAGTCGAGCCAGTCATCGACTAGTCGACGACTAGTCCAGACTAGTCGACATGTTCGAGTCGAACGACTCAAAAAACTGGGGGAGTATAAATACGATGCCTCATCCCGCGGGAGACCTAATCCTTTCTTTCCCCTCCTCACCTGGACGCGCCGCCGGCTGCTGGACGCGCCCGTCGAGCCCTCCTC
This window harbors:
- the LOC119353102 gene encoding required for meiotic nuclear division protein 1 homolog translates to MELSRIRTFEKRLLRPLLSLPARSRAFQTLARSTPPPPRAPSLLLLLRTRHLAPHPHPPRRASLPPLRSFASVSPAPSAPGKDLQGSNGNDDDDGLPPAPLPPPPEELGSDDDAYYQEQLLEYAQEDEARLVPVKAYFPCTSINLKSLQSQNSFNVIPPTSRATNYVVLRYYDVKGDPEGFKTGVIDESHCHYMVVFQYGSIVLFNVSDHEADGYLKIVERHASGLLPEMRKDDYAVVERPAMEKWMEGGLDFIILKDLSIDGIRTIGSVLGQSIALDYYIRQVDGMVAEFTDINRGMEKTGTFTMERKKLFQLVGKANSNLADVILKLGLFERSDIAWKNANYAQIWEFLRDEYELTQRFGNLDFKLKFVEHNIRFLQEILQNRKSDFLEWLIIILISVEILISVYNIVQEQM